Proteins co-encoded in one Candida albicans SC5314 chromosome 3, complete sequence genomic window:
- the TIP120 gene encoding Tip120p (Protein similar to human CAND1 (Cullin-Associated Nedd8-Dissociated) protein involved in regulation of SCF complexes; binds unnedddylated cullin Cdc53; mutants are viable) yields the protein MHDINFNILKDRAMDVDPDIRFMALEDLRKFLQDESAASTRTTLNQSLENFFPILLNMLNDQNPDVQTQAIKSFEPMVKYLSNETFSKLVKKLFALVQQNSSSTGNVTGMKSFTVSVPNIALRSLFAQSNSRDKSEFVSDKLSNSNYRFDPHLARYIMDYLIPQIVGNPVTIDSIELLIDLVTEIGYVLTQDELLNLSLYLTKVALTETGLIGKKSMVALERVVALVRTEVVIDKLLAQINQSIEPTKLFVIFQLYSVCLKRGIKPNSIDTIYNTITSNLNIEATEEEDDDDLDFDNLVKENSLKDEALTTLIDLVSQHFLPVESKNTVIALIKSYVNYNPLAQDEDFIDDEEDDISFSDDEQEDDGDGENDGSWKLRAKATILTRALLKSFPDTLELLSKEVLPVFSFADSNDQVVSEVIKSSIAIVNSTSPRDSTNVSELFPIIAARMKLAKETQVPLFLKLVESLNRFDNTSLVLEVFKIIKDRKLITSGSFDYLQFYSSTLKFHDNLPPLVIERMSSDFIKNLDDKSFNMITDSIKCLSLLFHQDSLEKLDAIVDLLIYKVENSKQYPSDLVRQSIIALGEAYGRADKQKILNVFKHSIEYEGTSKTTIDVLTQIYSTDIPSEYSYLILKKLSTSIMSSTEATSVASLLLMNKIFERLPSGDYDDTAGNLVQLLAVTNKANYECIFHILIKLVGTVLQETHRAPLLQTIVKLVNEGKIEVADNSFFQFITTACNQIPDLYNFFEDGLNLNSELSAKILAICASQNKLENKIMERREEFQNYYNSNINDSRLAFDILFLGYVGTHIEVKELDVQTLIGLLSNSQLTNDDNISAASTALGLIAQKHIDSAVPIILNAYESSEKTIIRGSLVDSLSIAADACNEDQKRVIWDKVFNFPVEFDHEVITELKKSGELLGKIPVVDELTINTDNLKTTYLILVITKSLLNNLQATKVNNTLLDSLIKSSIEWLNIVNIDIRQIVVGNLLTGLHSKPDTILPILDSIILPKIFDQLQAEDSFKKIITMGPYKYVLDEGLEIRKLCYEFIYSVISLENAVIKKYNINLEKIASKIIEVGLIDTQTDITVLACINLTNYIELHKDSAVELITRDGGNAFTTMINNLKKQLSKKLSAKASTQDSESHQERIKSIIKLSKKFASVVEAAESIELAAAIRVWNEYNNDLKTNFTIYYNSTDGV from the coding sequence ATGCATGATATTAATTTCAACATATTGAAAGATAGGGCAATGGACGTTGACCCGGATATTAGGTTTATGGCATTAGAGGATTTGCGAAAGTTCTTGCAGGACGAATCAGCAGCCCTGACAAGAACAACCCTTAATCAATCGTTGGAAAACTTCTTCCCTATATTACTCAACATGTTAAACGACCAAAACCCAGACGTCCAGACCCAAGcaataaaatcatttgaaCCAATGGTTAAATACTTGTCAAATGAGACTTTTTCGAAATTGGTCAAGAAATTATTTGCCTTGGTTCAACAAAACAGTTCCTCAACAGGTAATGTTACAGGGATGAAAAGCTTTACAGTTTCCGTTCCTAACATTGCACTTCGCTCTTTATTTGCTCAATCAAACTCGAGAGACAAGTCTGAGTTTGTGTCTGATAAATtgtcaaattcaaattatcgATTTGACCCTCATTTGGCAAGATATATTATGGATTATCTTATTCCTCAAATCGTTGGCAATCCCGTCACCATTGACTCTATTGAATTACTAATTGATTTAGTCACTGAAATTGGATATGTTTTGACACaagatgaattattaaactTGTCACTTTATTTAACCAAAGTGGCCTTGACTGAGACAGGACTTATTGGCAAAAAATCGATGGTGGCATTGGAACGAGTCGTTGCCTTGGTGCGTACGGAGGTGGTAATCGACAAATTGTTGGCTCAAATTAATCAGCTGATTGAACcaacaaaattatttgttattttccaattgtaTTCTGTTTGTTTGAAGCGTGGaataaaaccaaattcCATTGATACAATTTACAATACCATAACATCGAACTTGAACATTGAAGcaacagaagaagaagacgatgatgatttggattttgataatttagtCAAAGAAAACTCATTAAAAGATGAAGCACTTACCACTCTTATTGACTTGGTTTCACAACACTTCTTGCCGGTTGAATCCAAGAATACTGTGATTGCATTAATAAAGAGCTATGTGAACTACAATCCATTAGCACAAGATGAAGACTTTATCgacgatgaagaagacGATATTTCTTTTAGTGACGATGAACAGGAAGACGACGGCGATGGTGAGAATGACGGATCATGGAAATTGAGAGCTAAGGCAACGATTTTGACCAGAGCACTTCTCAAGAGTTTCCCTGATACACTTGAGCTTCTTTCAAAGGAGGTGTTACCCGTATTTTCATTTGCCGATTCCAATGATCAAGTGGTTTCTGAAGTCATCAAGAGTAGTATCGCCATAGTGAACTCGACATCACCTAGGGATTCAACTAATGTGAGTGAGCTTTTTCCAATCATAGCTGCACGCATGAAGCTAGCCAAAGAGACGCAAGTTCCACTTTTCCTCAAGCTTGTTGAAAGTTTGAACCGTTTTGACAACACTTCCTTGGTGCTTGAagtatttaaaattataaagGACAGAAAATTGATTACGTCTGGATCATTTGACTATTTGCAATTCTATTCTAGTACCTTGAAATTCCATGACAACTTGCCACCACTAGTCATTGAACGGATGTCGTCagattttatcaaaaaccTTGATGATAAATCGTTTAATATGATAACTGATAGCATCAAATGCTTGAGTTTATTGTTTCATCAAGACAgtcttgaaaaattggatgCTATTGTGGATTTATTGATATACAAGGTGGAAAATAGTAAGCAATATCCCAGTGACTTGGTACGTCAATCCATAATTGCTTTGGGTGAGGCATACGGTAGAGcagataaacaaaaaattttaaacgTTTTCAAACACtcaattgaatatgaaGGAACTAGCAAAACCACCATAGATGTTTTAACTCAGATTTATTCCACTGATATCCCATCAGAGTATTCATATTTGATTCTTAAAAAATTGAGTACATCAATAATGTCCAGTACCGAGGCTACGTCAGTCGCATCATTATTGCTTatgaataaaatatttgaaagattACCTTCCGGAGATTATGATGATACTGCAGGAAATCTTGTTCAGTTACTAGCTGTAACAAACAAAGCCAACTATGAATGCATTTTCcatatattgataaaattggttGGCACTGTTTTGCAAGAAACCCACCGAGCACCATTATTACAAACGATTGTCAAATTAGTTAATGAGGGGAAAATTGAGGTCGCAGACAATTcattctttcaatttataaCAACGGCATGTAACCAAATTCCTGATTTATACAATTTTTTCGAGGATGGTCTCAACTTGAATTCTGAACTAAGTGCTAAAATTTTGGCAATTTGTGCCTCGCAAAACAAACTCGAAAACAAGATTATGGAGAGAAGAGaagaatttcaaaactaTTACAACTCCAACATCAATGATTCTCGACTTGCATTTGATATCTTGTTTCTTGGTTACGTGGGTACACACATTGAGGTGAAGGAGTTAGATGTTCAAACTTTGATCGGACTTTTGAGCAATTCGCAACTTACCAATGATGACAATATTCTGGCAGCTTCTACTGCATTGGGATTGATTGCTCAAAAACACATTGACTCGGCTGTCCCTATTATATTAAATGCCTATGAAAGTAGCGAGAAGACAATTATCAGAGGGTCATTAGTCGATTCTTTAAGTATCGCTGCTGATGCCTGTAACGAGGACCAAAAAAGAGTGATTTGGGATAAAGTTTTTAATTTCCCCGTTGAGTTTGATCACGAAGTGATTACAgaactaaaaaaatcagGAGAATTATTAGGTAAGATTCCAGTTGTTGATGAGCTTACAATCAATACagacaatttgaaaacaactTATCTTATTCTTGTCATCACAAAGTCTTTGCTCAATAATCTTCAAGCAACAAAAGTTAACAATACCTTATTGGATTCGTTGatcaaatcatcaattgaatggCTTAACATAGtgaatattgatattagacaaattgttgttggcaATTTACTCACAGGTTTGCACAGTAAACCTGACACCATCTTACCAATATTAGATCTGATCATTCTTCCTAAAATATTTGACCAATTGCAAGCCGAGGATTCGTTTAAGAAAATTATCACTATGGGTCCATACAAGTATGTTTTGGATGAGGGATTAGAAATAAGAAAGCTTTGTTACGAGTTTATTTATTCGGTAATTTCCTTGGAAAATGCtgttattaaaaaatacaatattaatcttgaaaaaattgcCAGTAAAATTATTGAGGTTGGTTTAATCGACACCCAGACAGATATCACCGTGTTGGCTTGTATTAACTTGACTAATTATATTGAGTTACACAAAGACAGTGCTGTCGAGTTGATTACACGGGATGGTGGCAATGCCTTTACTACCATGATTaacaatttgaagaagCAGTTGAGCAAAAAATTGTCAGCAAAAGCATCCACACAAGATTCAGAATCTCACCAGGAAAGAATCAAGTctattatcaaattatcGAAAAAATTTGCCAGTGTTGTAGAAGCTGCTGAAAGCATCGAGCTTGCTGCTGCTATTAGAGTTTGGAATGAATACAacaatgatttgaaaacaaattttacaatttattataacAGTACCGATGGTGtatag
- the RIT1 gene encoding tRNA A64-2'-O-ribosylphosphate transferase (Putative initiator tRNA methionine ribosyltransferase; fungal-specific (no human or murine homolog)): MQQPIFNINNDINEINKDLKKSSLSLKNRLQSIVHDQYFVRTVHRSLSYPLIANERCGLWYVPLNDRLDTCYFKSTDGHTNVWSFSLRRLNLHLLPIILEHGGVVIVDSTRRGKLMPDALSKTIPIWCAVLNSVIFGTGDWLRTPSSMVSKSEHNSIEKLIPSFVASVKQMKLLEGFKLDKPLIPSWYYPGASLNSNLDESVYNICCISASRKVDVHKRIDIRTGNGTISCDYIQGSADDHELWVPSSLCNGKFGADVFWSMAGDLLEDGYIKCGETELIEKINSLYNPVDGSMEIFKLGETGISIGKLEGDAKFSQVNTNIILFHEEYTITDIPKDRQILQYSISSNKKGSNKFREILPKIKIDLPCTILCDTGRDLSVGMALVLLCLNFDLNWCPTTTPPTVTKTLIKQHLSKISQICKVNPSRSTLQSVNTFLF; this comes from the coding sequence ATGCAACAACCAATatttaatataaataatgatataaatgaaataaataaagatttgaaaaagtcTCTGTTGTCACTAAAAAACAGGCTACAGTCAATCGTTCATGATCAATACTTTGTCAGGACTGTACACAGGTCCTTGCTGTATCCATTAATTGCCAATGAAAGATGTGGTCTATGGTATGTTCCGTTAAACGATAGATTAGACACATGTTATTTCAAGTCAACAGATGGGCATACCAATGTGTGGTCTTTTTCTTTGCGTAGATTGAACTTGCATCTTTTGCCTATTATTTTAGAGCATGGTGGTGTCGTGATAGTTGATTCTACAAGAAGGGGGAAACTAATGCCCGATGCGTTGCTGAAAACAATTCCCATTTGGTGTGCTGTTTTGAATTCTGTCATTTTTGGAACCGGCGATTGGCTAAGAACGCCGTCTAGTATGGTCTCAAAAAGTGAACATAACTCGATTGAGAAATTGATTCCATCGTTTGTGGCATCAGTAAAACAGATGAAGTTGCTTGAAGGGTTTAAACTAGACAAGCCCCTAATTCCTTCTTGGTACTATCCCGGGGCTAGCTTGAATAGCAATTTGGACGAATCGGTGTACAATATCTGTTGCATATCTGCATCCAGAAAAGTTGATGTGCACAAACGAATTGACATCAGAACTGGTAATGGTACTATTTCGTGTGATTACATCCAAGGCTCGGCTGATGATCATGAGTTATGGGTTCCTTCATCATTGTGCAATGGGAAGTTTGGAGCTGATGTGTTTTGGAGTATGGCGGGtgatttattagaagaTGGTTATATAAAATGTGGAGAGACAGAATTGATAGAAAAGATCAATAGTTTATATAATCCCGTGGATGGCTCCATGGAGATCTTCAAACTTGGCGAAACTGGAATTTCGATTGGGAAGTTGGAGGGAGATGCCAAATTTAGTCAGGTTAATACAAATatcattttatttcatGAAGAATATACCATTACTGATATACCTAAAGACAGACAAATTTTACAGTACTCGATTTCTAGCAACAAAAAGGGCTCAAATAAGTTCAGAGAGATATTGcccaaaatcaaaatagaCTTGCCGTGTACCATTTTATGTGATACAGGACGTGATCTAAGTGTTGGTATGGCTTTGGTGCTATTGtgtttaaattttgatttgaacTGGTGTCCGACTACAACCCCTCCAACAGTGACGAAAACTCTAATCAAGCAACATTTGAGTAAGATTTCGCAAATATGCAAAGTCAATCCCAGTAGAAGCACTCTTCAAAGTGTAAACAcctttttattttag
- a CDS encoding uncharacterized protein (Ortholog(s) have DNA secondary structure binding activity), translated as MGLSSILQQIEKKGKIQQKQVPVEKKSDTVVTKDKFKNYSQDRPIDPVVARLKEKRRLEREQKERELREKKGLPPKKTTTSKPKSSTSTRSGSRQPSSQRSRTSSPSLAPQPPQPPQPPKKKLNYNELLKKAATIDHNKLSINLLQKSKSPEAKSKPLDTKSGPAPRQSTQKPIGNPRHTSPPTTAYPQKPHVKPIPQRASKPVPVIKAPLPPRQPSSKIKQRLEEKRKSRSYEEVEEEDDLSDFVEDDEEYDDGYGADEINREEIWAMFNKGKKRSMYYGDDYDSDDMEATGAEIFDEEYQSRLDAEREDRREMEEEKRLQALKRKRLNRS; from the coding sequence ATGGGCTTGTCATCTattcttcaacaaattgaaaaaaaggggAAAATTCAACAGAAGCAAGTTCCTGTTGAGAAAAAGTCCGATACTGTTGTGACAAAAGATAAGTTTAAGAACTATAGCCAAGACCGCCCAATAGATCCAGTGGTTGCTAGATTGAAGGAAAAGCGACGATTGGAAAGGGAACAAAAGGAAAGAGAACTTAGGGAAAAGAAAGGCTTGCCACCAAAAAAGACAACTACTAGTAAGCCTAAGTCATCTACTTCAACCAGATCTGGAAGTCGTCAACCTTCTTCTCAAAGATCCCGTACTCTGTCGCCATCTTTAGCACCACAgccaccacaaccaccacaaccaccTAAAAAGAAGTTAAATTATAATGAACTATTAAAGAAAGCAGCTACCATCGACCACAACAAACTATCGATAAACCTTTTGCAGAAAAGCAAATCACCAGAAGCAAAATCTAAGCCATTAGACACTAAATCGGGCCCAGCACCACGTCAAAGTACCCAGAAACCAATTGGCAATCCTCGTCATACGTCCCCTCCAACTACTGCATATCCACAAAAACCACATGTGAAACCTATTCCTCAACGGGCATCGAAACCAGTTCCTGTGATCAAGGCACCTTTGCCACCAAGACAGCCATCAtccaaaataaaacaaaggCTTGAAGAAAAGCGCAAGTCCAGATCATACGAAGAggtagaagaagaagacgatTTGAGTGATTTTGTCGAGGACGATGAAGAATACGACGATGGTTATGGTGCAGATGAAATCAACAGAGAAGAAATTTGGGCAATGTTCAATAAAGGTAAAAAACGTTCAATGTATTACGGTGACGATTATGATTCGGACGATATGGAAGCTACTGGTGCAGAGATTTTTGATGAGGAGTACCAGTCAAGATTAGATGCTGAGAGGGAAGATCGCCGAGAAATGGAAGAAGAGAAGAGATTGCAAGCATTGAAACGAAAAAGATTAAATAGGAGTTAG